In a single window of the Callithrix jacchus isolate 240 chromosome 1, calJac240_pri, whole genome shotgun sequence genome:
- the ARID3C gene encoding AT-rich interactive domain-containing protein 3C has product MEALQRQQAARLAQGVGPLAPPRPLLPPQPPLPDHRTLQAPEGALGEAAAEEEEDAEEDEEGEEAGAEEEAAEESRPGAQGPSSLSSQPPGLHPHEWTYEEQFKQLYELDADPKRKEFLDDLFSFMQKRGTPVNRVPIMAKQVLDLYALFRLVTAKGGLVEVINRKVWREVTRGLSLPTTITSAAFTLRTQYMKYLYPYECETRALSSPGELQAAIDSNRREGRRHAYTATPLFGLAGLPPQGAQGPAMGPGPAPPATASSPGPVQGSASGLPAHACAQLSQCPIKKEDSGIPAPRLALPVGLALGQTQEKLASEEPPEKRAVLMGPMDPPRSGMPPSFLPRGKVPLRGEEGLVVRGLRDCTLRED; this is encoded by the exons ATGGAAGCCCTGCAGAGGCAGCAGGCAGCTCGGCTGGCCCAGGGGGTGGGGCCATTGGCACCTCCACGCCCGCTGCTGccaccccagcctcccctgcCTGACCATCGGACCCTACAGGCCCCTGAGGGGGCTTTGGGGGAGGCTGcggctgaggaagaggaagatgctgaagaagatgaggagggagaggaagccggagcagaggaggaggcagctgAGGAGAGCCGTCCAGGGGCCCAGGGACCCAGCTCACTTTCTAGTCAGCCCCCTGGACTCCATCCTCATGAGTGGACCTACGAGGAACAATTCAAGCAG CTGTATGAGCTCGATGCAGACCCCAAGAGGAAGGAATTTCTGGATGACCTGTTTAGCTTCATGCAAAAGAGGG GGACGCCAGTGAACCGCGTGCCCATCATGGCGAAGCAGGTGCTGGACTTGTACGCTCTGTTTCGCCTGGTGACCGCCAAGGGCGGCCTGGTGGAAGTCATCAACCGCAAAGTGTGGCGGGAGGTCACGCGCGGCCTCAGCCTACCCACCACCATCACCTCGGCCGCCTTCACTCTACGCACCCA GTACATGAAGTACCTGTACCCGTACGAGTGCGAGACTCGAGCGCTCAGCTCCCCAGGGGAGCTCCAGGCCGCCATAGACAGCAATCGGCGCGAGGGCCGTCGCCATGCTTACACCGCTACCCCTCTCTTCGGCTTGGCAGGGCTGCCCCCTCAGGGCGCTCAGGGTCCAGCCATGGGTCCTGGCCCCGCCCCTCCGGCGACCGCGTCCAGCCCCGGCCCTGTCCAGGGTTCCGCCTCCGGCCTGCCAGCGCACGCCTGCGCTCAGTTGAGTCAATGCCCTATTAAGAAAG AGGACAGTGGAATTCCAGCCCCTCGCCTGGCACTGCCTGTGGGCCTGGCATTGGGACAAACACAGGAGAAGCTGGCATCAGAGGAGCCCCCAGAGAAAAGAGCTGTGCTGATGGGGCCCATGGACCCACCTCGATCTGGCATGCCCCCCAGCTTCCTGCCCCGTGGCAAGGTTCCCCTGAGGGGTGAGGAGGGGCTTGTTGTGAGAGGGCTTCGGGACTGTACACTGAGGGAGGATTAA
- the SIGMAR1 gene encoding sigma non-opioid intracellular receptor 1 isoform X1, whose product MQWAAGRLWARAALLLAVAAVLTQVVWLWLGTQSFVFQREEIAQLARQYAGLDHELAFSRLIVELRRLHPGHVLPDEELQWVFVNAGGWMGAMCLLHASLSEYVLLFGTALGSRGHSGRYWAEISDTIISGTFHQWREGTTKSEVFYPGETVVHGPGEATAVEWGPNTWMVEYGRGVIPSTLAFALADTVFSTQDFLTLFYTLRSYARGLRLELTTYLFGQDP is encoded by the exons ATGCAGTGGGCCGCGGGCCGGCTGTGGGCGCGGGCCGCGCTGCTCCTGGCTGTCGCAGCGGTGCTGACCCAGGTCGTCTGGCTCTGGCTTGGTACTCAGAGCTTCGTCTTCCAGCGCGAAGAGATCGCGCAGCTGGCGCGGCAATACGCTG GGCTGGACCACGAGCTAGCCTTCTCTCGGTTGATCGTGGAGCTGCGACGGCTGCACCCAGGCCATGTGCTGCCCGACGAGGAGCTGCAGTGGGTGTTCGTGAATGCAGGCGGCTGGATGGGCGCCATGTGCCTTCTGCACGCCTCGCTGTCCGAGTATGTGCTGCTCTTCGGCACCGCCCTGGGCTCCCGCGGCCACTCGG GGCGCTACTGGGCTGAGATCTCGGATACCATCATCTCTGGCACCTTCCACCAGTGGAGAGAGGGCACTACCAAAAGTGAGGTTTTCTACCCAG GAGAGACGGTAGTACATGGGCCTGGTGAAGCCACGGCTGTGGAGTGGGGGCCAAACACATGGATGGTGGAGTACGGCCGGGGTGTCATCCCATCCACCCTGGCCTTTGCCCTGGCTGACACTGTCTTCAGCACCCAGGACTTCCTCACCCTCTTCTATACTCTTCGCTCCTATGCCCGGGGCCTCCGGCTTGAGCTCACCACCTACCTCTTCGGCCAGGACCCTTGA
- the SIGMAR1 gene encoding sigma non-opioid intracellular receptor 1 isoform X2: protein MQWAAGRLWARAALLLAVAAVLTQVVWLWLGTQSFVFQREEIAQLARQYAGLDHELAFSRLIVELRRLHPGHVLPDEELQWVFVNAGGWMGAMCLLHASLSEYVLLFGTALGSRGHSGRYWAEISDTIISGTFHQWREGTTKSEVFYPGTILPSQYSSNCWGDSG from the exons ATGCAGTGGGCCGCGGGCCGGCTGTGGGCGCGGGCCGCGCTGCTCCTGGCTGTCGCAGCGGTGCTGACCCAGGTCGTCTGGCTCTGGCTTGGTACTCAGAGCTTCGTCTTCCAGCGCGAAGAGATCGCGCAGCTGGCGCGGCAATACGCTG GGCTGGACCACGAGCTAGCCTTCTCTCGGTTGATCGTGGAGCTGCGACGGCTGCACCCAGGCCATGTGCTGCCCGACGAGGAGCTGCAGTGGGTGTTCGTGAATGCAGGCGGCTGGATGGGCGCCATGTGCCTTCTGCACGCCTCGCTGTCCGAGTATGTGCTGCTCTTCGGCACCGCCCTGGGCTCCCGCGGCCACTCGG GGCGCTACTGGGCTGAGATCTCGGATACCATCATCTCTGGCACCTTCCACCAGTGGAGAGAGGGCACTACCAAAAGTGAGGTTTTCTACCCAG GCACAATTTTACCCAGCCAATATTCCAGCAACTGCTGGGGAGACAGTGGGTAA